The Parafrankia discariae sequence CCGGGGGCTACCTGCTCGACGTCGCACTGCAGCGCGCCATCGACCAGGGCTGGACCGAGGGACCGCGGATCATCGCGGCCGGCCACGCGGTGACCCCGTACGGCGGCCACCTCGACCCGACCGTGTTCCAGCGCCTGGCACCCGGCATCATGCCGCTGTCCATCGGCGAGGGCATCGCGAACGGTGTGGGCCAGGTGCGCGAATGCGTCCGCTACCAGATCCGCCACGGCGCCAAGGTCATCAAGGTGTCGGCCTCCGGCGGAGTGATGTCGCACAGCACCGGGCCGGGCGTCCAGCAGTACTCCGACGAGGAACTGGCCGCGATCGCGGACGAGGCGCACCGGGCCGACATCCGGGTCGCCGCACACGCGGTGGGCGACCGGGCGATCCGGGCCTGCGTGCGCGCCGGGATCGACTGCATCGAACACGGCTTCCTCGCCAGCGACGACACCCTCACCCTGATGGCCGATCACGGCACGTTCCTGGTGTCGACGACCTACCTGACCGACGCGATGGACGTCGCCCGGGCCGCACCCGAGCTGCGGAGGAAGGCCGCAGTGGTGTTCCCCCAGGCCAGGGCGATGCTCCCGAAGGCGATCGCCGCCGGGGTACGGATCGCCTGCGGCACCGACGCGCCCGCCGTGCCACACGGTCACAACGCCAAGGAACTGATCGCCCTGGTGTCGCGGGGCATGACCCCCGTCCAGGCCCTGCGGGCCGCGACCGTCACCAGCGCCGAGCTCGTCGACCTGGACCACGAGCTGGGACGGTTGCAGGCCGGCTACCTCGCCGACATCATCGCCGTCCCCGGCGACCCCTCCCAGGACATCACCCGCACCGAGGACGTCCGCTTCGTCATGAAGGACGGCCTCGTCCACCGCGACGACCGATCGTCACCGACCCGAACGGAGCACACATGGCAAGCGGCGTCCTGATCGTCGAGTCACGCCCCGCCTCGCCGGAGGAGGCCACCGCCTACCACGACTGGTACGACAACAAGCACCTGCCGGAGATCCTGCAGATCGACGGCTTCGTCTCCATCCGTCGACTGTCCGCCCTCGACGGCGACACCTTCGTCGTGATCTACGAGATCGACGGCGACGTCGAGGCGGCGAAGACGGCGCTGGGACTGGCCCAGGCCTCCGGGACGATGACCCGCCCGGAAGGCGTCCAGCTCACGCCCCCGCCGACGGCCCGCTACTTCACACTGATCAGCTCGGCGGGAGCCGACTCCTAGTACCCGCTCATCCGGCCGGGCAGGGGGCGGCCCCCGACCTGGCAGGTCCAGCAGCGAAGGTCTGACGTCTCGGCACGGTTCACGTCGAGACGTCAGATCACCCAGGCCCCGGTGCGAACCGGGACCTCCCGCGCACGACAGCACGCATCCCGACGCGGCGAGACCGCCCGTGCCGCAGCACAGCCGGTCGACGGAGCAACGCGGCACGACAGCCAGAACGACGAGGCAGCCCCCAGCGCGGCCAGAGGCACGGGATCAGGAAACTATGGACGAGATCGCGGCC is a genomic window containing:
- a CDS encoding metal-dependent hydrolase family protein; the encoded protein is MTAPIVLRAARWLDIDAGEVRSPAVVVVDGDRITAVNPAAPPAGGTELDLGDVTLLPGLMDMELNFLIGGPETPTGLPLPMHGVQDDPAYRTIRGTINARTTLHAGFTTVRNLGLMVKTGGYLLDVALQRAIDQGWTEGPRIIAAGHAVTPYGGHLDPTVFQRLAPGIMPLSIGEGIANGVGQVRECVRYQIRHGAKVIKVSASGGVMSHSTGPGVQQYSDEELAAIADEAHRADIRVAAHAVGDRAIRACVRAGIDCIEHGFLASDDTLTLMADHGTFLVSTTYLTDAMDVARAAPELRRKAAVVFPQARAMLPKAIAAGVRIACGTDAPAVPHGHNAKELIALVSRGMTPVQALRAATVTSAELVDLDHELGRLQAGYLADIIAVPGDPSQDITRTEDVRFVMKDGLVHRDDRSSPTRTEHTWQAAS